From Strix uralensis isolate ZFMK-TIS-50842 chromosome 1, bStrUra1, whole genome shotgun sequence, a single genomic window includes:
- the PLAG1 gene encoding zinc finger protein PLAG1 isoform X2 encodes MATHSPEKTHKCNYCEKMFHRKDHLKNHLHTHNPNKEAFKCEECGKNYNTKLGFKRHLALHAATSGDLTCKVCLQTFESTGVLLEHLKTHAGKSSGGVKEKKHQCEHCDRRFYTRKDVRRHMVVHTGRKDFLCQYCAQRFGRKDHLTRHMKKSHNQELLKVKTEPMDLLDPFTCNVSVPIKDELLPVMSLPSSELTSKPFTNTLQLNLYNTQIQSMQSSASAHQMVATSLPLGMPCPIDMESVHPSHQLSLKYPLGTTSYAISMPEKEQPLKGEIESYLMELQSGMPSSSQDSQASSSKLGLDPQVGPLDDGSGEVSLSKGSVPISEPLNTPSLDFSQLFNFIPVNGPPYNPSVSVGNLGMSYTQEEAHSSMTQLPPQTQDPQDPSNSIGLGSLHSLSAAFTSSLSTTTTLPRFHQAFQ; translated from the coding sequence ATGGCTACTCATTCTCCTGAGAAAACCCACAAGTGTAATTATTGTGAGAAAATGTTTCACCGAAAAGATCACCTAAAGAATCACCTACATACACACAATCCCAACAAAGAGGCCTTTAAGTGTGAAGAATGTGGAAAGAACTACAATACCAAGCTTGGGTTCAAACGTCACCTGGCTTTGCATGCTGCAACAAGCGGTGACCTCACCTGTAAGGTATGTTTGCAGACTTTTGAAAGCACAGGAGTGCTGCTGGAGCACCTAAAAACTCACGCAGGCAAGTCATCGGGTGgagtgaaggagaaaaaacaccagTGTGAACACTGTGATCGTCGGTTCTACACCCGAAAGGATGTCCGTAGACACATGGTAGTGCACACTGGAAGAAAGGACTTCCTCTGTCAGTACTGTGCACAGAGATTTGGGCGGAAGGATCACCTCACGCGCCACATGAAGAAAAGTCACAACCAGGAACTTTTGAAGGTCAAAACAGAGCCAATGGACCTTCTAGATCCCTTTACCTGCAATGTTTCTGTGCCTATTAAGGATGAGCTGCTTCCAGTGATGTCTTTACCTTCCAGTGAACTGACATCAAAGCCATTTACAAACACTTTGCAATTAAATCTCTACAACACTCAGATTCAGTCCATGCAGAGTTCTGCATCTGCACACCAAATGGTTGCCACATCATTACCATTGGGAATGCCTTGTCCAATAGATATGGAGTCTGTCCACCCTTCTCACCAGCTATCGTTGAAATATCCGCTCGGTACTACCTCATATGCAATTTCTATGCCTGAAAAAGAACAGCCATTGAAAGGGGAAATCGAAAGTTACTTAATGGAGTTGCAAAGTGGTATGCCTTCTTCATCCCAGGATTCTCAAGCATCTTCATCAAAACTAGGGTTGGATCCACAAGTAGGGCCACTAGATGATGGGTCTGGGGAGGTTTCTCTTTCCAAGGGCTCCGTTCCGATTAGCGAACCTCTAAACACCCCATCATTGGACTTTTCTCAGCTGTTCAACTTCATACCTGTAAATGGTCCTCCCTATAATCCTTCTGTTTCAGTGGGAAACCTCGGAATGAGTTATACGCAAGAGGAGGCACATTCTTCTATGACTCAACTTCCACCACAAACCCAGGATCCACAAGA
- the PLAG1 gene encoding zinc finger protein PLAG1 isoform X1 yields the protein MATVIPGDLSEVRDTQKVPSGKRKRGETKPRKNFPCQLCDKAFNSVEKLKVHSYSHTGERPYKCTQQDCTKAFVSKYKLLRHMATHSPEKTHKCNYCEKMFHRKDHLKNHLHTHNPNKEAFKCEECGKNYNTKLGFKRHLALHAATSGDLTCKVCLQTFESTGVLLEHLKTHAGKSSGGVKEKKHQCEHCDRRFYTRKDVRRHMVVHTGRKDFLCQYCAQRFGRKDHLTRHMKKSHNQELLKVKTEPMDLLDPFTCNVSVPIKDELLPVMSLPSSELTSKPFTNTLQLNLYNTQIQSMQSSASAHQMVATSLPLGMPCPIDMESVHPSHQLSLKYPLGTTSYAISMPEKEQPLKGEIESYLMELQSGMPSSSQDSQASSSKLGLDPQVGPLDDGSGEVSLSKGSVPISEPLNTPSLDFSQLFNFIPVNGPPYNPSVSVGNLGMSYTQEEAHSSMTQLPPQTQDPQDPSNSIGLGSLHSLSAAFTSSLSTTTTLPRFHQAFQ from the exons ATGGCCACTGTCATTCCTGGTGATTTGTCAGAAGTAAGAGATACCCAGAAAGTCCCTTCAGGGAAACGTAAGCGTGGTGAaaccaaaccaagaaaaaacTTTCCTTGCCAACTGTGTGACAAGGCCTTTAACAGTGTTGAGAAATTAAAGGTTCACTCATACTCTCACACAGGAGAGAGGCCCTACAAGTGCACACAACAAGACTGCACCAAGGCCTTTGTTTCTAAGTACAAATTACTAAG GCATATGGCTACTCATTCTCCTGAGAAAACCCACAAGTGTAATTATTGTGAGAAAATGTTTCACCGAAAAGATCACCTAAAGAATCACCTACATACACACAATCCCAACAAAGAGGCCTTTAAGTGTGAAGAATGTGGAAAGAACTACAATACCAAGCTTGGGTTCAAACGTCACCTGGCTTTGCATGCTGCAACAAGCGGTGACCTCACCTGTAAGGTATGTTTGCAGACTTTTGAAAGCACAGGAGTGCTGCTGGAGCACCTAAAAACTCACGCAGGCAAGTCATCGGGTGgagtgaaggagaaaaaacaccagTGTGAACACTGTGATCGTCGGTTCTACACCCGAAAGGATGTCCGTAGACACATGGTAGTGCACACTGGAAGAAAGGACTTCCTCTGTCAGTACTGTGCACAGAGATTTGGGCGGAAGGATCACCTCACGCGCCACATGAAGAAAAGTCACAACCAGGAACTTTTGAAGGTCAAAACAGAGCCAATGGACCTTCTAGATCCCTTTACCTGCAATGTTTCTGTGCCTATTAAGGATGAGCTGCTTCCAGTGATGTCTTTACCTTCCAGTGAACTGACATCAAAGCCATTTACAAACACTTTGCAATTAAATCTCTACAACACTCAGATTCAGTCCATGCAGAGTTCTGCATCTGCACACCAAATGGTTGCCACATCATTACCATTGGGAATGCCTTGTCCAATAGATATGGAGTCTGTCCACCCTTCTCACCAGCTATCGTTGAAATATCCGCTCGGTACTACCTCATATGCAATTTCTATGCCTGAAAAAGAACAGCCATTGAAAGGGGAAATCGAAAGTTACTTAATGGAGTTGCAAAGTGGTATGCCTTCTTCATCCCAGGATTCTCAAGCATCTTCATCAAAACTAGGGTTGGATCCACAAGTAGGGCCACTAGATGATGGGTCTGGGGAGGTTTCTCTTTCCAAGGGCTCCGTTCCGATTAGCGAACCTCTAAACACCCCATCATTGGACTTTTCTCAGCTGTTCAACTTCATACCTGTAAATGGTCCTCCCTATAATCCTTCTGTTTCAGTGGGAAACCTCGGAATGAGTTATACGCAAGAGGAGGCACATTCTTCTATGACTCAACTTCCACCACAAACCCAGGATCCACAAGA